The following proteins are co-located in the Pedobacter frigiditerrae genome:
- a CDS encoding outer membrane beta-barrel protein — protein MLKKLFILLALNLCILSAFAQKASIKGAIVDTIERKKLQNSSIVLIRSTDSIMVKTVRTNEKGEFELTNLKKGDYSLLISYPKMADYVRDIRLTDSSKFNLGPIHMETKTFLLNEVKIQAQKQAAIKMRGDTIVFQADSFAVKPNANVQDLLRRLPGIEVDKNGAIKAAGEDVNTVLVEGEEFFGDDPLLATKYLKASSVKEVQVYDKKSKETELTGIEDGKKEKIINIRLKDNAKNGYLSTLDGNSDLDHFKNIGGMLGIYKGKMKAAVYGNSSNLNQDSKITAAMSKLKGGDYDMIEVMDDGSTISYMSGGDYDDYFSPTNGLPDYTTFGAHFSDKWNENKLGLKLNYKNNDTRVDDIRTSNGQNLLPNGTSFFSSGKTTDYTRKTGQNLKGNFEIFVDSLSTLKISFSGKKNTSENRAINYSQSLNDAGLFVSRNDQTTSGDGDSELFNGNINYTRKSKKKGRTLTVDLQPETSNNASIENSLNITDYYTNGVLNNTRKLDLFKDNSGKQTSLGARVSYTEPIGKKWSLQTGYSFKTIESSSNKMVYDNLLNRQRIDSLSNNFDFNNFSNIAKVVLQFRATKFSISGGVEATQTSFDLNDLDRNNKFSRDYLNWAPRSNFNYKLGKSTSFSVSYNGNTNQPRVDQLQPIRQISNPLYEVVGNLNLKPSFNNNFGFNFNSYQFKSEQFMYGYFSYNFTNNAIVSTQTIDKNNKTVSSYINMNGNSSFYGNASYQKGFAKLHLRTGLSVGYNASTYVSVINRVINENSNKNISISPSVSYYTEKVNLSYRPSVNFTNSSSTTGSINNGKTYTHNHEINGTIQLPGKMEFNTTISMSFRPANASFNTPLNIHIWNAYISKKMLKTDNLELKLSVSDILNEKIGYNRYVGGNYINESTYSYIPRYVLIGLTYSLSGNFAKAEKK, from the coding sequence ATGCTCAAAAAGCTCTTTATTCTACTCGCCCTAAATCTTTGTATTTTATCAGCCTTTGCTCAAAAAGCAAGTATTAAAGGCGCTATTGTAGATACAATTGAAAGAAAAAAACTTCAAAATAGTTCAATTGTATTGATCAGAAGCACAGACTCTATCATGGTTAAAACCGTTAGGACCAATGAAAAGGGCGAGTTTGAACTTACTAATCTTAAAAAAGGGGATTACAGCCTATTAATTTCCTATCCAAAAATGGCAGATTATGTGCGAGATATCAGATTAACAGATAGTTCTAAATTTAACTTAGGTCCTATCCATATGGAAACGAAGACCTTTTTATTGAATGAAGTAAAAATTCAGGCACAAAAACAAGCTGCCATAAAAATGAGAGGCGATACCATCGTTTTTCAAGCAGATAGTTTTGCAGTTAAACCAAATGCAAATGTTCAAGACTTATTAAGGCGATTACCTGGTATTGAAGTGGATAAAAATGGTGCGATTAAAGCAGCAGGCGAAGATGTAAATACAGTTTTAGTAGAAGGTGAAGAGTTTTTTGGAGATGACCCATTATTGGCTACTAAATATTTAAAAGCGAGTTCAGTAAAAGAAGTTCAAGTTTACGATAAAAAAAGCAAGGAAACTGAATTAACGGGTATAGAAGACGGTAAGAAGGAGAAAATTATCAACATTAGGCTAAAGGATAATGCGAAAAATGGCTATCTCAGCACACTCGATGGTAATAGTGATTTAGACCATTTTAAGAATATTGGAGGAATGTTAGGTATCTATAAAGGCAAAATGAAAGCTGCAGTTTATGGCAATTCATCAAACTTAAATCAAGATTCAAAAATAACTGCTGCCATGTCTAAATTAAAAGGTGGCGATTATGACATGATTGAAGTAATGGATGACGGCAGTACAATCTCTTACATGTCTGGTGGAGATTATGATGATTACTTCTCTCCTACTAATGGCTTGCCTGACTACACAACATTTGGAGCACACTTTTCTGATAAGTGGAATGAAAATAAGCTAGGTTTAAAGCTTAACTATAAAAATAACGATACTCGTGTAGATGACATTAGAACTTCTAATGGGCAAAATTTATTGCCAAATGGGACATCATTTTTCAGCTCTGGTAAAACAACAGATTATACCAGGAAAACGGGCCAAAACTTAAAGGGAAATTTTGAAATCTTTGTGGATTCTCTCTCAACATTAAAAATATCATTCTCTGGCAAGAAAAATACAAGCGAGAATAGAGCGATTAACTATAGTCAATCTTTAAATGATGCAGGTTTATTTGTTAGCAGAAATGACCAAACCACTAGTGGCGACGGTGATAGTGAATTATTTAACGGAAACATTAACTATACAAGAAAATCTAAAAAGAAAGGCAGAACATTAACGGTTGATCTTCAACCAGAAACTTCTAATAATGCAAGTATTGAAAACAGTTTAAACATTACTGACTATTATACCAATGGTGTATTAAATAATACTAGAAAATTAGATTTATTCAAAGATAATTCAGGTAAGCAAACCTCATTAGGTGCAAGAGTTTCATATACCGAGCCAATAGGTAAAAAATGGTCTTTACAAACAGGATATAGTTTCAAAACCATAGAATCATCGAGTAATAAAATGGTGTATGATAATTTGTTAAACAGACAAAGAATCGATTCTTTAAGTAATAATTTCGACTTTAATAACTTCTCTAATATTGCAAAAGTTGTTTTACAATTTAGAGCAACAAAATTCTCTATTTCTGGCGGTGTAGAGGCCACTCAAACAAGTTTTGATTTGAACGATTTGGACAGAAACAACAAGTTTAGTCGTGATTATTTAAACTGGGCACCTAGAAGTAACTTCAATTATAAGCTAGGTAAAAGCACTAGTTTTTCCGTAAGTTATAATGGTAATACAAATCAACCTAGAGTAGATCAACTGCAACCAATTAGACAAATTAGCAATCCACTTTATGAGGTGGTTGGTAATTTGAATTTAAAACCATCATTCAATAATAATTTTGGTTTTAATTTTAATAGCTATCAGTTTAAATCAGAGCAATTTATGTATGGTTACTTTAGCTATAATTTTACTAACAATGCAATAGTATCAACCCAAACTATCGACAAAAACAACAAGACTGTTTCTAGTTACATAAATATGAATGGTAATAGTAGTTTCTATGGAAATGCATCTTACCAAAAGGGTTTTGCTAAACTCCATTTAAGAACGGGTTTAAGTGTGGGTTACAATGCATCAACCTATGTTTCTGTTATTAATCGAGTGATAAACGAAAATTCTAACAAGAATATCTCAATTAGTCCGAGTGTAAGTTATTACACTGAAAAAGTAAATTTAAGTTACCGACCAAGTGTAAATTTCACAAATAGCAGCTCTACAACTGGAAGTATCAATAACGGTAAAACATACACCCATAACCATGAGATAAATGGTACTATTCAGCTACCTGGTAAAATGGAATTTAACACTACTATTTCCATGTCTTTCAGACCAGCTAATGCATCATTTAATACACCTTTAAATATACATATCTGGAATGCTTACATATCCAAAAAAATGTTAAAAACAGACAATTTAGAACTCAAATTATCAGTTTCTGATATATTGAACGAGAAAATTGGTTACAACCGATATGTGGGTGGAAATTATATAAATGAATCGACCTATAGTTATATTCCTAGATATGTTTTAATTGGACTAACCTATAGTTTAAGTGGGAATTTTGCTAAAGCAGAAAAAAAATAA
- a CDS encoding glycoside hydrolase family 16 protein, whose protein sequence is MIYRKIKNAYFLIALSTGSILSCQSCSSGKDVEEPIIIPPTSVTVVDKNWTFETTPSWADEFDYNGLPATGKWDYDLGGSGWGNNEKQYYTNSLANASVADGKLSITAKKESMNGMAYTSTRLVTRNKLDVLYGRIEVSAKLPTGKGTWPAIWMLPTDRAYGDWPKSGEIDIMEHVGYDQNNVHFTTHTEAYYFKINTQKTSTKMIPDASSAFHKYRVDWTPYAVRGYYDDVIIFEFANEGKGYKVWPFDKRFHLLLNLAIGGDWGGSQGIDDNIFPQKMEVDYVRYYKMIEK, encoded by the coding sequence ATGATATATAGAAAAATTAAAAATGCTTACTTCCTAATTGCGCTCTCTACTGGCTCGATATTGTCTTGCCAATCGTGCTCTTCAGGTAAAGATGTAGAAGAACCAATTATTATACCACCAACATCTGTTACAGTTGTGGATAAAAATTGGACATTTGAAACTACACCTTCTTGGGCTGATGAATTTGATTATAATGGCTTACCAGCAACTGGAAAGTGGGATTATGACCTTGGTGGTTCGGGTTGGGGCAATAACGAGAAGCAATACTATACCAATTCTTTAGCAAATGCTAGCGTAGCTGATGGAAAACTTTCTATTACTGCCAAAAAAGAAAGCATGAATGGTATGGCATATACATCTACTAGATTGGTAACCAGAAATAAACTTGATGTTCTGTATGGTAGAATTGAAGTAAGCGCAAAATTACCAACTGGAAAAGGGACTTGGCCTGCGATATGGATGTTGCCAACAGATAGAGCTTATGGAGATTGGCCAAAATCTGGCGAAATAGATATCATGGAACATGTGGGTTACGACCAAAACAATGTTCATTTTACAACTCATACTGAGGCATATTATTTCAAAATCAACACGCAAAAAACGAGCACTAAAATGATTCCTGATGCAAGTTCTGCTTTTCATAAATACAGAGTTGATTGGACTCCTTATGCTGTTCGTGGCTATTATGATGATGTAATCATTTTTGAATTTGCCAATGAAGGAAAAGGTTATAAAGTCTGGCCATTCGATAAAAGATTTCATCTATTGCTAAATTTAGCTATTGGTGGCGATTGGGGTGGTAGCCAAGGAATTGATGATAATATTTTCCCTCAAAAAATGGAAGTTGATTATGTTCGTTATTATAAAATGATTGAGAAATAA
- a CDS encoding PKD domain-containing protein: MKSLKNTIKTSIWIGLCLMLTILGSCKKDDAVNELGKAPTTADVQFTVTPTSSNANIVNFKSTGPGFKAIWDFGNGATAEGVDAQASYPLAGTYTVKLTIVTDGGYASSTKTVVIASTNPAMLTDPAFTTLSGGLSNATGKTWVIDQSQQGHLGVGPIGSQFPDWYQAGPDEKTGTGFYDDEMTFNMNALKYTYANNGTTFANASNAPGIGGPTGSNDPTVNYTPATNLTWLVTTVNGIKYITISNNGFISYYLGVSQYQILSLTNDEMWLRCLDKSNAGNAWYLKLIRKGYVRPVVPPVQKPIQAANLTDDFQNTTTFTWTAENMDYVRSYDNPSKFPVNTSAKVGYYEKRTGSDGQQYGNLNVTMPYRFDLTAKNKIRLKVFLPGGNDFTKVSPTVSIKLQNSLLGGNAWTTQLEVVKTITAAQYNSWVQLEFDFGAYSAQTLYDKIVVQLGGEGHVNPGIFYIDDFEFK, from the coding sequence ATGAAATCATTAAAAAACACTATAAAAACATCAATCTGGATTGGTCTATGTTTGATGTTAACCATATTGGGTTCTTGTAAAAAAGATGATGCTGTAAATGAACTAGGCAAAGCGCCAACTACAGCAGATGTTCAATTTACAGTAACCCCAACTTCTTCCAACGCTAATATTGTTAATTTTAAAAGTACAGGCCCTGGCTTTAAGGCAATTTGGGATTTTGGAAATGGTGCAACAGCAGAAGGAGTTGATGCTCAAGCCTCTTATCCATTAGCAGGAACTTATACAGTAAAATTAACCATTGTTACAGATGGTGGTTATGCTTCTTCAACTAAAACTGTTGTAATTGCAAGTACAAATCCAGCAATGTTAACAGATCCAGCATTTACTACCTTATCTGGTGGTTTATCTAATGCAACAGGTAAAACTTGGGTTATCGATCAATCACAACAAGGTCACTTAGGCGTTGGTCCTATTGGTTCTCAATTTCCTGATTGGTATCAAGCCGGCCCTGATGAAAAAACAGGAACTGGATTTTACGATGATGAAATGACATTCAATATGAATGCATTGAAATATACGTATGCCAACAATGGAACTACATTTGCAAATGCATCTAATGCGCCTGGTATTGGTGGTCCAACAGGAAGCAATGATCCAACTGTAAATTACACCCCAGCTACAAACTTAACGTGGTTGGTAACAACTGTTAATGGTATAAAATACATCACAATTAGCAATAACGGATTTATCTCCTACTATTTAGGTGTGTCTCAGTACCAAATTCTTTCGTTAACTAACGATGAAATGTGGTTAAGATGTTTAGATAAGTCTAACGCTGGTAATGCTTGGTATTTAAAATTGATAAGAAAAGGATATGTTAGACCGGTTGTTCCTCCTGTTCAAAAACCAATTCAAGCTGCTAATTTAACTGACGATTTCCAAAATACGACTACGTTTACTTGGACTGCAGAAAATATGGATTATGTAAGAAGTTATGACAATCCATCAAAATTCCCTGTTAACACGTCGGCAAAAGTTGGTTATTACGAGAAAAGAACTGGATCTGATGGTCAGCAGTATGGAAACTTAAACGTAACAATGCCTTACAGATTTGATTTAACTGCAAAGAATAAAATTAGATTGAAAGTGTTTTTACCTGGAGGAAATGACTTCACCAAAGTATCACCTACAGTTTCTATCAAACTTCAAAATTCATTGTTAGGTGGTAATGCTTGGACAACCCAGTTAGAAGTTGTGAAAACAATTACTGCAGCCCAATACAATTCTTGGGTACAATTAGAATTTGATTTTGGTGCATATTCTGCTCAAACTTTGTACGATAAAATAGTTGTACAATTAGGTGGCGAAGGACACGTGAACCCAGGAATCTTCTATATTGACGATTTCGAATTTAAATAA
- a CDS encoding RagB/SusD family nutrient uptake outer membrane protein: MMNKKYIKCTIAIVAMMQVFVSCKKDFLELTPKGTALEDNFYKNETEVMQGIISVYDVTQWGTTGGYTMKMPLLSAASDDCWAGGSNASDQPNWVAFDNFNMDSRIGPQGGLWNKNFTGINRANLILSKIEKASTLSAGFKTRVTAEAKFLRAYFYFDLVRFFGKVPLITSVLPTDELYKQVQATPAQVYAQIEKDLRDAFPGLPATISAGEKGRISMGAAKAQLAKVLLYQNDNAKLAEAITLFEDINKVGNAYGYALLGNYADIFNPANKFNSESILEIPHSNNAAWSDWGWINGGEGNVGTQFIGMDSYNGDTYSSGWGFCPVTLDLVNALKTDPRFAATIIDGAALKTAGATYNARYQNTDYFIKKYAPLKAFRSASGVAEQNWPINEIEIRLADTYLMQAEALVKAGSNPSRAKELLDAVRGRVGLGSIPATLDNIYNERRLELATEGHRFFDLVRTGKAVTVLGAVGFKANKSEYLPIPQTEIDVTKGSIKQNPGYN, from the coding sequence ATGATGAACAAAAAATATATAAAATGTACTATCGCAATAGTTGCGATGATGCAGGTTTTCGTATCATGTAAAAAAGATTTTCTTGAGCTAACACCAAAAGGCACTGCTTTAGAAGATAATTTCTATAAAAATGAAACAGAGGTAATGCAGGGAATCATTTCTGTTTATGATGTTACCCAATGGGGAACGACAGGTGGTTATACCATGAAAATGCCTTTATTAAGTGCAGCATCAGACGATTGTTGGGCTGGAGGAAGTAATGCTTCGGATCAACCAAATTGGGTTGCATTTGATAATTTCAATATGGATTCTAGAATTGGCCCACAAGGTGGATTATGGAACAAGAACTTTACAGGAATAAATCGTGCTAACTTAATTTTAAGTAAAATTGAAAAAGCAAGTACTTTAAGTGCAGGTTTTAAAACAAGAGTAACAGCCGAGGCAAAATTCTTAAGGGCTTATTTCTATTTTGATTTGGTAAGGTTCTTTGGGAAAGTTCCATTGATAACTTCGGTTTTACCAACTGATGAACTATATAAACAAGTTCAGGCTACTCCTGCTCAAGTGTATGCTCAAATAGAAAAAGATTTGAGAGATGCTTTTCCTGGTTTGCCAGCAACAATTTCTGCTGGTGAAAAAGGTAGAATATCTATGGGAGCTGCTAAAGCGCAATTAGCAAAGGTTTTGTTGTATCAAAACGACAACGCTAAACTTGCAGAAGCCATTACTTTATTTGAAGACATTAATAAAGTTGGCAATGCTTATGGTTACGCTTTACTTGGCAATTATGCTGATATCTTTAATCCTGCAAACAAATTCAACTCAGAATCTATCTTAGAAATCCCTCACTCAAACAATGCTGCTTGGTCAGACTGGGGATGGATTAATGGTGGAGAAGGTAATGTTGGTACTCAATTTATTGGAATGGATAGCTACAATGGCGATACCTATTCTAGCGGCTGGGGTTTCTGTCCGGTTACATTGGATTTAGTTAATGCGCTAAAAACTGACCCTCGTTTTGCCGCAACAATTATTGATGGAGCTGCACTAAAAACTGCTGGTGCGACTTATAATGCTCGTTATCAAAACACTGATTATTTCATTAAAAAATATGCGCCTTTAAAAGCTTTCCGCTCTGCTAGTGGTGTTGCTGAACAAAATTGGCCAATTAATGAAATTGAGATAAGGTTAGCAGACACTTATTTAATGCAAGCTGAGGCTTTAGTTAAAGCTGGTTCAAATCCCTCAAGAGCTAAAGAATTATTAGATGCAGTAAGAGGTAGAGTTGGACTTGGTTCTATACCTGCAACGTTAGATAATATTTATAACGAACGTAGATTAGAATTGGCAACTGAAGGACATCGTTTCTTTGATTTAGTACGTACTGGCAAAGCTGTTACTGTTTTAGGCGCTGTTGGGTTTAAAGCTAACAAAAGCGAGTATTTACCAATTCCTCAAACAGAGATTGATGTTACTAAAGGAAGTATCAAACAAAATCCAGGTTATAATTAA
- a CDS encoding TonB-dependent receptor yields MKGKSTFILLIFSLFFSLSLSAQEIDVSGKVTSKSDGLPLPGVSVKVQGTNTGVATDQNGQFRIKVPKAGSILEFSQIGMATQTFTVNSQQPINIAMSDSQADLSEVVVVGYGTQKKSVVTGAISQVKASDLENMPVNRIEQSLQGRTAGLTITTSSGQPGDGATLRIRGTTSINNSDALYIVDGVQVGGGIDYLNQADVESIEVLKDAASAAIYGARAANGVVIVTTKKGNRNGKMSVNYNTYLGTQAPSRKLDLLNATQYATLYNEAEFAANPSVGTPRFPNPSSLGVGTDWQAAVFNNSAKIQNHELSLSGGNEKSTYYSSFGYFDQDGIVASDNSKYKRFTARFNSEHQLAKAIKFGQTIGYTRTNSVGVATNTEYGSPLNRAINIDPITPVVETDPARYNLPLYTGNPVVRNSQGLPYGISSYAQSEILNPIAALAVAQGKGWSDKIVGNAFVEVEPIKGLKLRSQGGVDLAFWGSESFSPIYYLNSINQTTITSYNRNNNRGLFWSLENTISYNKAIEKHNFTVLLGYSAQKNKGETNGGSKDGIPVNNLKDASLQFPVSRANDVFYGGEYLNTLNSMFARLTYDYNEKYLFTGIVRRDGSSRFGPNNKYGYFPSGSVGWVASKESFFPQNKVVTFLKFRGSYGITGNDNIGDFRYLSTVSGGRNYTLGTSAGLNNGVSPDALSNPDLRWEETSSTDIGMDATLFGNFTLTADWYHKKTSGMLLQIAVPGYVGNSGPIGNIADLSNKGFELELGYNKKIGEFSFRVAANASFLTNNIDFLGDDKEFLGGQTVTPQGLEVTRTKVGYAIGSFYGYRSDGLFQTPADITNYKNSAGGLIQPNAKPGDIKFRDLNGDGLISDNDREIIGDPTPDFTYGLTFNAAYKGFDLVVLGQGVAGNQVFNALRRFDLPTANYTTAILNRWTGPGTSNTTPRLTLADDNKNYSRVSSLFIEDGSYFRIKTLQVGYSLPKSLISKAGLNKLRFYVMANNLLTLTKYTGYDPEIGGGSYGVDRGFYPQARTFFAGLNVGF; encoded by the coding sequence ATGAAAGGAAAATCTACGTTCATTCTTTTGATCTTTTCCCTGTTTTTTTCATTGAGCCTCAGCGCCCAGGAAATTGATGTTTCAGGAAAAGTAACTTCCAAAAGTGACGGATTACCATTACCCGGGGTATCCGTAAAAGTTCAGGGCACAAACACAGGAGTGGCGACAGATCAAAATGGTCAATTCAGAATCAAAGTTCCTAAAGCAGGTTCTATTCTTGAGTTTTCTCAAATTGGCATGGCTACGCAAACATTCACAGTTAATAGTCAACAACCTATTAATATTGCAATGTCTGATTCTCAAGCAGATTTATCAGAAGTAGTTGTTGTAGGTTATGGAACACAAAAGAAAAGTGTGGTAACAGGAGCAATTTCTCAAGTTAAAGCATCCGACCTTGAGAATATGCCAGTAAACAGAATTGAACAATCTTTACAAGGTAGAACTGCAGGTTTAACAATTACTACGAGTTCTGGTCAACCTGGTGATGGAGCAACGCTGCGAATTAGAGGTACTACTTCTATTAATAACAGTGATGCTTTGTATATTGTAGATGGAGTACAAGTTGGTGGAGGTATTGATTATCTTAACCAGGCCGACGTTGAATCTATTGAAGTTTTAAAAGATGCGGCTTCTGCAGCTATTTATGGGGCAAGGGCAGCAAATGGTGTAGTTATCGTTACCACTAAAAAAGGTAATAGAAATGGCAAAATGAGTGTTAATTACAATACTTATTTAGGTACACAAGCGCCATCAAGAAAATTAGACCTATTAAATGCAACTCAATATGCAACGTTATATAACGAAGCAGAATTTGCAGCCAACCCATCTGTTGGAACACCTCGTTTTCCAAATCCATCATCTTTAGGTGTAGGTACAGATTGGCAAGCTGCTGTGTTTAATAACAGTGCTAAAATTCAAAATCATGAATTAAGCTTAAGTGGTGGAAATGAAAAATCTACTTATTATAGCTCTTTCGGTTATTTTGATCAAGACGGAATTGTAGCATCAGATAATTCTAAATACAAAAGATTTACTGCCCGTTTTAACTCTGAACATCAATTAGCTAAGGCTATTAAATTCGGTCAAACTATTGGTTATACAAGAACTAACTCTGTTGGTGTTGCAACAAACACAGAATACGGTTCTCCATTAAATCGTGCCATCAATATAGATCCTATTACGCCTGTAGTAGAAACAGATCCAGCTAGATACAACCTGCCTTTATACACTGGCAATCCAGTTGTTAGAAATTCACAAGGCTTGCCTTACGGGATATCTAGTTATGCACAATCTGAAATTTTAAATCCTATTGCAGCTTTAGCTGTTGCACAAGGTAAGGGATGGTCAGACAAAATTGTTGGTAACGCTTTTGTTGAAGTTGAACCGATTAAAGGTTTAAAATTAAGATCACAAGGTGGTGTTGATTTAGCCTTTTGGGGTAGTGAAAGCTTCTCTCCTATCTATTACCTAAACTCTATTAATCAAACTACAATTACTTCTTATAATAGAAATAATAACAGAGGATTATTCTGGTCATTAGAAAATACCATTAGCTATAATAAAGCGATTGAAAAACATAATTTCACAGTTCTATTAGGTTATTCAGCTCAAAAAAATAAAGGTGAAACAAATGGTGGATCTAAAGATGGGATTCCAGTTAATAACCTAAAAGATGCTTCATTACAATTCCCAGTTTCGAGAGCCAATGATGTATTTTATGGTGGTGAATATTTAAACACTTTAAACTCTATGTTTGCTCGTTTAACTTATGATTACAACGAGAAATATTTATTTACAGGTATTGTGCGTAGAGATGGTTCATCACGTTTTGGTCCAAATAATAAATATGGCTATTTCCCTTCAGGTTCAGTTGGATGGGTTGCAAGTAAAGAAAGCTTCTTCCCTCAAAACAAAGTAGTTACTTTCTTGAAATTCAGGGGGTCGTACGGTATTACTGGTAATGATAATATTGGAGACTTTAGATATTTATCTACTGTTAGTGGTGGAAGGAATTATACTTTAGGTACTTCTGCTGGTTTAAATAATGGTGTTAGTCCTGATGCTTTATCTAATCCAGATTTAAGATGGGAAGAAACATCATCAACAGATATTGGTATGGATGCAACTTTGTTTGGCAACTTTACACTTACAGCAGATTGGTATCACAAAAAGACATCTGGTATGTTGTTGCAAATTGCAGTACCAGGTTATGTAGGTAACTCTGGTCCAATTGGTAACATAGCTGATTTATCAAACAAAGGTTTTGAACTAGAATTAGGTTACAACAAAAAAATTGGAGAATTCTCATTTAGGGTTGCTGCAAATGCATCTTTCTTAACAAACAACATAGATTTCTTAGGAGATGACAAAGAATTCTTAGGTGGACAAACAGTTACACCTCAAGGTTTAGAAGTTACTCGTACTAAAGTAGGATATGCAATTGGTTCATTCTATGGTTATAGAAGCGATGGTTTGTTCCAAACTCCAGCAGACATTACTAATTATAAAAATAGTGCAGGTGGATTAATTCAGCCAAATGCCAAACCAGGTGATATTAAATTCCGCGACTTAAATGGCGATGGTTTAATTAGTGATAACGATAGAGAAATTATCGGCGATCCAACTCCAGACTTTACTTACGGCTTAACATTTAATGCAGCATATAAAGGTTTTGATCTGGTTGTTTTAGGTCAAGGAGTAGCTGGAAACCAAGTTTTTAATGCATTGAGAAGATTTGATTTGCCAACTGCAAATTATACAACTGCTATTTTAAACAGATGGACCGGACCAGGTACTAGCAACACAACGCCTAGACTTACTTTGGCTGATGACAATAAAAATTATAGCCGTGTTTCTAGTTTATTTATAGAAGATGGTTCTTATTTCAGAATAAAAACATTACAAGTTGGTTACTCACTACCAAAAAGTTTAATTAGCAAAGCAGGCTTAAATAAATTAAGATTTTATGTGATGGCAAATAACCTATTAACACTAACTAAATACACAGGTTATGATCCAGAGATTGGTGGGGGTAGTTATGGTGTTGATCGTGGTTTTTACCCACAAGCTAGAACTTTCTTCGCAGGCTTAAATGTTGGTTTTTAA